DNA from Mucilaginibacter mallensis:
TGCCTGTATCCTTTACAATGATCAATACCTTATTTTGCAGTAATTTGGTATCAATATGTATTTCGCTCCCTGCCGGACTAAACTTGATAGAGTTAATGATCAAATTATTCATTACCCGCCAAAGCTTTTCTTTATCGCCCTGGATGATAACCTGCAAATTGGTACTTAATACAAGCTGCTGATTTTTGTCTTTTGCCCTAAAACTAAGCAGGTGTACGCATTGATGTAATAATTCGTCAATGTTTATACCCTCTCTCTTAACGTTCTTATGCTGATCAAAATCAGTATCCATCAGTTCGTTTATCAGTTCCATGCAATTCTTGCTTGATTCCTGCAATAGGTTCATCAATTCTTTAGCTTCATGCGATAAGTTTCTATCAGCCTGAACAATACCGGCAATAGCGCTGATGCCCCCAATGGGGTTACGAAGATCATGCGCTACAATTTTAATTACACGGGCATAGTCCTTATTCATCACATCCAGGGCCTCCATAGTTAACTCCGATTGCTGAAACTGTAAGCGCAATGCTTCGGCGGTCCTGTTTAGTTTTTTCCAGTTACGCCATAATATCAGCAGTATAATAATAGTTAGTATACATACCAATACGGCAAGTGTCAAAAACAGCTGCTGGTAGGTGGATTGCACATGGGCCGACTCAAGTTGCTGATCTTTCAAGGCATATTCTATATAATCAATCCCCGAATTATTATCAATCTTTTCCTGCATATCATTCAGCTCTAGCAATTCGCGGCTGTAATAAAAAGCAGTTGCATTATCTTTTTTTGCAATATAAAAATCATATAATTTTCTAATAATTAAGCTATTATAAACTCCATATCCTTTTTGTCTGGCTATTTCAAGGCCCTGCCTATAATAATTTATGGCCTTTGCCGAATCAGTTAGGGTAAACTGATCACCAAGGTCAATAAGCATATCCAGCGATAAATAATAAAGATTGCTGCTTAGCGTATTAGCTGCATCCTGCTGTAATAATGCTATGCCTTTAGCGGGCTCACCATTCTTTATATAATAATCTGCTATCAGCTGTTCAATGGCCAGCAACACCCTTTTATCATTATACTTTGTAGCAATTTGCTTTGCCCGGTTAATATAAATCAAAATAGAATCTTTGCTAATACTGCCTGGATATTGCAGGGTATAGTTGTACAAAACCAATGACATGATGGAATCGCGGCTTAAGCTTTTACCCTTTTCAATGGCCTGTTTATATGTATTTATAGCTTTCTGGTTCTTCCCTATTTCCTGGTATACCATAGCTATGTTCATGGTAGCCAGCACCATGTTTGACGTGTCGTTTATTGCTTTGTAGCTATTAAAAGCATCATTGTAATAACGG
Protein-coding regions in this window:
- a CDS encoding tetratricopeptide repeat-containing sensor histidine kinase — protein: MKRVLVLVALLVLMCRLCYAQLDNIRQIQKQLPYIHDSLRYVDALNRLGMLSYENNLDSSFYYTDRARSIADRLQYAKGKADATNNLGIIFDMRGNLQLALRYYNDAFNSYKAINDTSNMVLATMNIAMVYQEIGKNQKAINTYKQAIEKGKSLSRDSIMSLVLYNYTLQYPGSISKDSILIYINRAKQIATKYNDKRVLLAIEQLIADYYIKNGEPAKGIALLQQDAANTLSSNLYYLSLDMLIDLGDQFTLTDSAKAINYYRQGLEIARQKGYGVYNSLIIRKLYDFYIAKKDNATAFYYSRELLELNDMQEKIDNNSGIDYIEYALKDQQLESAHVQSTYQQLFLTLAVLVCILTIIILLILWRNWKKLNRTAEALRLQFQQSELTMEALDVMNKDYARVIKIVAHDLRNPIGGISAIAGIVQADRNLSHEAKELMNLLQESSKNCMELINELMDTDFDQHKNVKREGINIDELLHQCVHLLSFRAKDKNQQLVLSTNLQVIIQGDKEKLWRVMNNLIINSIKFSPAGSEIHIDTKLLQNKVLIIVKDTGMGIPTIIQNKIFDPFTTAKRKGTQGEQPYGLGLYISKQIVEAHNGKIWFKSEADMGTEFFIELPINSNHQVTRLTLFDPPISA